A stretch of Antennarius striatus isolate MH-2024 chromosome 6, ASM4005453v1, whole genome shotgun sequence DNA encodes these proteins:
- the il10ra gene encoding interleukin-10 receptor subunit alpha → MDKRNQKLFLVILIIYMDSVSAVMPVPKPENLVVDILDGEVMVLWKHPLNAPFANYQYNVQFAKYTGDWTMVQSCTGIALTSCNLSTLIEDYGTSYRVKVQLVIGYNKSAWAMKKVLPNHTELRPPIFNLWATSSTITVYVHQKTILKKLFPYGVIYTIYLLETGQDRKNFTEYLKDDAMEDQRNKTFSSLHWGREYCVRVKVDGIGTLSASSVSTEQCLRLPKQEWFIATVASLASLGVVTILTITAIILLCYLRRPEKTPAALESLSNGWFPLIVGDSLPEVVTDKCWFLSSHSTEKRNNVKITVIHAVTDGNGEDKGTSLDSGVSMECNSITNSSESRPWRQEDSGCGSLEGSESSNISQTDYPLGEKSTDRDVANKTRDSAVDLCRHLHSFSLNLNRQSNESPMEAVVLGNYRTQSPSAAQVQVCDNKEDFKQRIPESILAKVVTSYRAEPRWCFCSGAGHCRCCQQGLHGSGVIKHYRAMDNGNELQRSKCNSDFDKKMTISIHSKQTQMDTAFKQHEQDFPHLSLLTKLPLVEGKQDFNMNNLCLSLCDVQLTND, encoded by the exons cgGTCATGCCAGTTCCTAAGCCTGAAAACCTTGTGGTTGATATTTTGGATGGGGAGGTGATGGTACTTTGGAAACATCCTCTGAATGCACCCTTTGCTAACTACCAGTACAATGTACAATTTGCAAA ATACACTGGTGACTGGACCATGGTGCAGAGCTGCACAGGGATTGCACTGACCTCATGTAACCTTAGCACCCTAATAGAGGACTATGGCACTTCCTACAGGGTTAAAGTTCAGCTAGTCATAGGCTATAACAAGTCTGCATGGGCAATGAAAAAAGTTCTTCCAAATCATA CTGAATTGCGGCCACCCATATTCAATTTGTGGGCTACATCCAGCACCATAACGGTTTATGTTCACCAAAAGACCATTCTGAAGAAACTGTTTCCTTATGGAGTCATCTACACCATCTACCTACTGGAGACAGGACAAGATAGAAAG AATTTCACAGAATACCTGAAAGATGATGCAATGGAGGATCAGAGGAATAAAACTTTCAGTTCTCTCCACTGGGGCAGAGAATACTGTGTCCGTGTCAAGGTGGATGGCATTGGAACACTGTCTGCCAGCAGTGTGTCCACTGAACAATGTCTGAGGCTACCAAAGCAAG AATGGTTCATAGCCACTGTGGCATCCCTAGCTAGTCTGGGTGTGGTCACCATTCTTACAATCACAGCAATCATCCTCCTATGTTACCTGAGACGTCCAGAGAAAACACCTGCTGCATTA GAATCCCTTTCAAACGGTTGGTTCCCACTTATTGTTGGCGACAGTCTTCCAGAGGTTGTGACAGACAAATGCTGGTTCCTGTCCAGTCACAGCACAGAGAAGAGAAACAATGTCAAAATCACAGTGATCCATGCAGTGACAGATGGCAATGGAGAAGACAAAGGGACAAGCTTGGACAGTGGTGTCAGCATGGAGTGCAACTCTATAACAAATAGCAGCGAAAGTCGTCCGTGGAGGCAGGAGGACAGCGGCTGTGGCAGTTTAGAAGGATCAGAGAGCTCCAATATCAGCCAGACTGATTACCCTCTGGGGGAAAAGAGCACTGACAGAGACGTAGCTAACAAGACCAGGGATAGCGCCGTGGACTTGTGCCGCCAccttcattctttttctttgaatttgaACAGACAAAGCAATGAGTCTCCAATGGAGGCTGTGGTTTTGGGCAACTACCGAACCCAAAGCCCTTCTGCTGCGCAGGTTCAGGTCTGTGATAATAAGGAGGATTTTAAACAAAGGATCCCTGAATCCATTTTAGCCAAAGTGGTCACCAGTTACAGGGCTGAGCCTCGATGGTGTttctgctccggagcaggtcaCTGCAGATGTTGTCAACAAGGCCTTCATGGATCAGGTGTTATCAAACATTACAGAGCTATGGACAATGGGAATgaactgcagagaagcaaatgTAATTCTGACTTTGACAAGAAAATGACAATTTCAATTcattcaaaacaaacacaaatggatACAGCTTTCAAACAGCATGAGCAGGATTTTCCACACCTATCTTTACTGACAAAGCTTCCACTGGTGGAAGGCAAGCAGGACTTTAACATGAATAAtttgtgtctctctctgtgtgacgTACAACTGACAAATGACTGA